A DNA window from Phaeobacter sp. A36a-5a contains the following coding sequences:
- a CDS encoding biopolymer transporter ExbB, which yields MAQPDRESRPQFSQPVRQIIMMLIALGLSGFGAFVALPRVLPVFEANPWLNGFIGLVFVFGVMACFWQVLQLIGSVRWIEAFAAGVAREDVRPPSMLAPLASLLRSRGARMQLGSSSTRSILDSVATRIDEEREITRYIVNLLIFLGLLGTFYGLATTVPAVVDTIRSLAPQEGEEGIAVFNRLMTGLEAQLGGMGVAFASSLLGLAGSLIVGLLELFAGHGQNRFYRELEEWLSSFTRVSFSSGEETGGGENTALAGVLDSMTEQMDALQSMFVQTSEARAGVDQKLSELVDAITDMNRRQDQTEGTARALERVAVGQEALTELMRAHGDVGLDAESRMRLRSIDVQMLRILEEISAGRQESLAELRKDIDLLVKAFARPRGLGRTARGSED from the coding sequence ATGGCGCAGCCAGACCGCGAAAGCAGACCGCAGTTTTCCCAACCGGTACGCCAGATTATCATGATGCTGATCGCTCTCGGGCTGTCAGGGTTCGGGGCCTTTGTGGCGCTGCCGCGCGTTTTGCCGGTGTTTGAAGCCAACCCCTGGCTCAACGGGTTTATCGGTCTGGTGTTTGTTTTCGGCGTGATGGCCTGTTTCTGGCAGGTGCTGCAACTGATCGGGTCGGTACGCTGGATCGAGGCTTTCGCTGCCGGGGTCGCCAGAGAGGATGTTCGCCCACCGTCGATGCTGGCACCGCTGGCGTCACTGTTGCGGTCGCGGGGCGCGCGGATGCAGCTTGGCTCATCCTCGACCCGCTCGATCCTCGATTCCGTTGCGACCCGGATCGACGAAGAGCGTGAAATTACACGCTATATCGTTAACCTGCTGATTTTCCTTGGCCTTCTGGGGACGTTCTATGGTCTTGCGACCACGGTGCCAGCGGTGGTCGATACCATCCGCAGCCTCGCCCCGCAGGAAGGTGAGGAAGGGATCGCAGTGTTCAACCGGCTGATGACCGGGCTTGAGGCGCAGCTGGGCGGCATGGGCGTTGCCTTTGCCTCGTCTTTGCTGGGGTTGGCGGGATCGCTGATCGTCGGGCTGCTTGAGCTGTTCGCAGGCCATGGTCAGAACCGGTTCTACCGTGAGCTTGAAGAATGGCTGTCGTCTTTTACCCGCGTCAGCTTTTCTTCAGGCGAGGAGACAGGCGGCGGTGAAAACACGGCACTTGCAGGTGTGCTGGACAGCATGACCGAGCAGATGGACGCGTTGCAGTCGATGTTTGTGCAAACCTCCGAAGCCCGCGCCGGGGTGGATCAGAAACTGTCCGAGCTGGTGGATGCGATTACAGATATGAACCGGCGGCAGGACCAAACCGAAGGCACGGCCCGGGCGCTGGAGCGGGTCGCAGTGGGGCAGGAGGCCCTGACCGAACTGATGCGCGCCCATGGCGACGTCGGGCTGGATGCCGAAAGCCGGATGCGGCTGCGCTCTATCGACGTCCAGATGCTGCGCATCCTCGAAGAAATCTCCGCCGGCCGTCAGGAGAGCCTGGCGGAGCTGCGCAAGGATATCGACCTCCTGGTCAAGGCCTTTGCCCGACCGCGTGGATTGGGTCGCACCGCACGCGGCTCCGAGGACTAA
- a CDS encoding gamma-glutamylcyclotransferase has product MTMWVFGYGSLLWNPGFPVARREVATLPGYARSFCMKSIHHRGSEEKPGLVLALDAIEGAACTGIALAVEAGHEEQTLLELRARELISSAYVEKDLTVQLASGGEVTAVTYVIDPDHIQYCGGISLETQAQIIAEAVGGRGPNTEYLFNTAEHLAEIGLRDADLDWLAARVRDLAS; this is encoded by the coding sequence ATGACCATGTGGGTATTTGGATACGGATCTTTGTTGTGGAATCCAGGTTTTCCGGTGGCCCGCCGCGAAGTTGCGACCCTGCCGGGCTATGCGCGGTCCTTCTGCATGAAGTCGATCCATCATCGCGGCAGCGAGGAGAAACCCGGTCTTGTGCTGGCGCTGGATGCCATCGAAGGGGCGGCCTGTACCGGAATCGCGCTGGCGGTCGAGGCTGGCCACGAAGAGCAGACCTTGCTGGAACTGCGGGCGCGGGAGCTGATTTCCTCGGCCTATGTGGAGAAGGATCTGACGGTGCAGCTGGCCAGCGGCGGGGAAGTTACCGCCGTGACCTATGTGATTGATCCCGATCATATCCAATATTGCGGCGGCATTAGCCTCGAAACTCAGGCGCAGATCATTGCCGAAGCGGTTGGGGGACGTGGCCCCAATACCGAATATCTGTTCAATACGGCCGAGCATCTGGCGGAGATCGGGCTGCGCGACGCTGATTTGGATTGGCTTGCGGCGCGTGTGCGGGATCTTGCGTCATAA
- the clpA gene encoding ATP-dependent Clp protease ATP-binding subunit ClpA, with the protein MPSFSSTLEQAIHAALALANERRHEFATLEHLLLALLDEPDAARVMRACSVDLTELRATLVEFVDEDLANLVTDIDGSEAVPTAAFQRVIQRAAIHVQSSGRTEVTGANVLVAIFAERESDAAYFLQDQDMTRYDAVNFIAHGVAKDPAFGESRPVTGSPEVEEEPQPTTEGDKKESALAKYCVDLNEKSREGDIDPLIGRSHEVERCIQVLCRRRKNNPLLVGDPGVGKTAIAEGLARKIVAGETPEVLSETTIYSLDMGALLAGTRYRGDFEERLKAVVTELEDHPDAVLFIDEIHTVIGAGATSGGAMDASNLLKPALQGGKLRTMGSTTYKEFRQHFEKDRALSRRFQKIDVNEPSVEDSIEILKGLKPYFEDHHGIRFTSDAIKSAVELSARYINDRKLPDKAIDVIDEAGAAQHLVVESKRRKTIGVKEIEAVVAKIARIPPKNVSKDDAEVLKDLERSLKRVVFGQDNAIEALSSAIKLARAGLREPEKPIGNYLFAGPTGVGKTEVAKQLADTLGVELLRFDMSEYMEKHAVSRLIGAPPGYVGFDQGGLLTDGVDQHPHCVLLLDEIEKAHPDVFNILLQVMDNGQLTDHNGRTVNFRNVVLIMTSNAGASEQAKAAIGFGRDRREGEDTAAIERTFTPEFRNRLDAVISFAPLPKDVILQVVEKFVLQLEAQLMDRNVSIELTRKAAEWLADKGYDDRMGARPLGRVIQEHIKKPLAEELLFGKLSKGGLVKVGIKDGKLDLRIEGPAKPRISGDRPPLLTAE; encoded by the coding sequence GTGCCTTCATTCTCGAGCACTTTGGAACAGGCCATTCACGCCGCGCTTGCGCTGGCAAACGAACGGCGTCACGAATTCGCAACCCTGGAGCATCTGCTTCTGGCCCTGCTGGATGAGCCGGACGCGGCCCGCGTCATGCGCGCCTGCAGTGTCGACCTCACCGAATTGCGTGCAACCCTTGTCGAATTTGTCGATGAGGATCTCGCCAATCTGGTCACCGACATCGACGGCTCCGAAGCGGTACCGACCGCTGCCTTCCAGCGCGTGATCCAGCGCGCCGCCATCCATGTTCAAAGCTCCGGCCGGACCGAGGTGACGGGCGCCAATGTGCTGGTCGCCATCTTCGCCGAGCGCGAGAGCGACGCGGCCTACTTCCTGCAGGATCAGGACATGACCCGCTATGACGCGGTGAATTTCATCGCCCATGGCGTGGCCAAGGATCCGGCCTTTGGTGAGTCCCGGCCCGTCACCGGCTCCCCCGAAGTCGAAGAAGAGCCCCAGCCCACCACCGAGGGCGACAAGAAAGAGAGCGCGCTGGCGAAATACTGCGTCGATCTCAATGAAAAATCGCGCGAGGGCGACATTGACCCGCTGATCGGGCGCAGCCACGAGGTTGAGCGCTGCATCCAGGTTCTGTGCCGCCGCCGCAAGAACAACCCGCTTCTGGTTGGCGATCCCGGCGTTGGCAAGACCGCCATCGCCGAAGGTCTGGCGCGCAAGATTGTCGCCGGTGAAACGCCCGAGGTTCTGTCGGAAACCACCATCTATTCGCTGGATATGGGCGCGCTGCTGGCGGGCACCCGCTACCGCGGCGATTTCGAGGAACGTCTGAAAGCCGTCGTTACCGAGCTGGAAGATCACCCCGATGCAGTTCTGTTCATTGACGAAATCCACACGGTGATCGGCGCAGGCGCCACCTCCGGCGGGGCCATGGACGCGTCCAACCTGCTGAAGCCCGCGCTTCAGGGCGGCAAGCTGCGCACCATGGGCTCCACCACCTACAAGGAGTTCCGCCAGCATTTCGAGAAGGACCGCGCGCTGTCCCGCCGGTTCCAGAAAATTGATGTGAATGAACCGTCGGTCGAGGATTCCATCGAGATCCTGAAAGGGCTGAAACCCTATTTCGAGGACCATCACGGCATCCGCTTTACCAGCGATGCGATCAAATCTGCGGTGGAGCTCTCCGCCCGCTACATCAATGATCGCAAACTGCCGGACAAGGCGATTGACGTCATCGACGAGGCCGGTGCCGCACAGCATCTGGTGGTCGAAAGCAAACGCCGCAAGACCATCGGTGTGAAGGAGATCGAAGCGGTTGTCGCCAAGATCGCCCGCATCCCGCCCAAAAACGTCTCCAAGGACGACGCCGAGGTGCTGAAGGATCTGGAGCGCTCGCTGAAACGGGTGGTCTTTGGTCAGGACAACGCGATCGAGGCGCTGTCCAGCGCCATCAAACTGGCCCGTGCCGGTCTGCGCGAACCGGAAAAACCCATCGGCAACTATCTCTTTGCAGGCCCCACCGGCGTCGGCAAGACAGAGGTCGCCAAACAGCTCGCCGATACGCTGGGTGTGGAGCTTCTGCGGTTTGACATGTCCGAATACATGGAGAAACACGCGGTTTCCCGCCTGATCGGTGCGCCTCCGGGCTATGTCGGTTTTGATCAGGGCGGGCTGTTGACCGATGGTGTTGACCAGCATCCCCACTGCGTGCTGCTGCTGGATGAAATCGAGAAGGCGCACCCGGATGTGTTCAACATCCTGTTGCAGGTCATGGATAATGGCCAGCTGACCGATCACAACGGCCGCACCGTGAACTTCCGCAATGTCGTGCTTATCATGACCTCGAATGCCGGCGCATCCGAGCAGGCAAAGGCCGCCATCGGCTTTGGTCGTGATCGCCGCGAAGGCGAGGATACAGCCGCCATCGAACGCACGTTCACCCCGGAGTTCCGCAACCGTCTGGACGCGGTGATCTCCTTTGCACCGCTGCCCAAGGACGTCATCCTGCAGGTGGTCGAGAAATTTGTCCTGCAACTGGAAGCCCAGCTGATGGACCGCAATGTCTCGATCGAACTCACCCGCAAGGCGGCAGAATGGCTGGCTGACAAAGGCTACGACGACCGCATGGGCGCGCGTCCTCTGGGCCGTGTCATTCAGGAGCACATCAAGAAACCGCTGGCGGAAGAGCTGCTGTTTGGCAAACTCTCCAAGGGGGGCCTGGTCAAGGTCGGCATCAAGGATGGCAAACTGGATCTCAGGATCGAAGGCCCGGCCAAGCCTCGCATCTCGGGGGACAGGCCGCCGCTGCTTACGGCCGAGTAA
- a CDS encoding DUF2087 domain-containing protein: MTRKPLPLQVDDLSHFSRALSRQLGEASPSHLTLMNMLARAAGFQNLQHQRAIQAAARRLTKTTMAPAADHRLIERTLGHFDDQGRLLRWPSKRAVQTLALFGLWSVFPADRALQEAQVNALLIGEHRFRDPATLRRTMISCGLLTRQRDGSDYRRIEQEPTAEAKALISRLAARRKQRTQAEAQITRR; encoded by the coding sequence ATGACCCGAAAACCGCTTCCCCTACAGGTGGATGACCTGTCCCATTTCTCCCGCGCCCTGTCCCGGCAACTGGGCGAGGCCAGCCCCTCGCATCTGACACTGATGAACATGCTCGCCCGCGCCGCCGGTTTTCAGAACCTGCAACACCAGCGCGCCATACAGGCAGCGGCCCGACGGCTGACGAAAACCACAATGGCGCCGGCGGCTGATCATCGGCTGATCGAGCGCACGCTGGGCCATTTCGATGATCAGGGGCGGCTGCTGCGTTGGCCGTCAAAACGCGCCGTGCAGACGCTTGCGCTGTTTGGGCTCTGGTCGGTCTTTCCGGCCGACAGGGCGTTGCAGGAGGCGCAGGTGAATGCGCTGCTGATCGGCGAACATCGCTTCAGGGATCCCGCAACCCTGCGGCGCACCATGATTTCCTGTGGATTGCTGACCCGGCAACGCGATGGCAGCGACTACAGGCGTATCGAACAGGAGCCCACCGCCGAAGCCAAAGCACTGATTTCGCGACTGGCAGCCCGCCGCAAACAGCGCACCCAGGCAGAAGCGCAGATCACGCGCCGGTAG
- a CDS encoding peptidoglycan -binding protein has product MALSRRTGQRFQASIWPGFVDAMTGLLLVLMFLLTIFMVVQFVLRETISGQESQLDELAAEVGALADALGLEERANSQLQARLGALSATLGTTQGALEAAEAELSAARGEISDFEAQVAQLLLRQEEANATISDLTAQRAALQASQSELEGERDALSQALAASRSEIDAQTEAARLAAAKREALEALVADLETTAADATAAAQQLETELTSAEAARLAEAAAAEALRNRLQDADAELTAMTLALEAQRQAAEDTLTLLAAAETAKDQLDARLAEVLDALDSAQAASADRDVLAERLTRVLAQLDATQTRADSEVAALQEELDRLRQSRDTAQSDLETTTAAQAELEQRLLEALGKLEQANAAAADRDLLQQRLLAALSDGKDQAAESAELASLAEQRAALLAQARESLNAEQAISEEARRQTALLNQQVAALREQLGGLQALLDDYKARDAAQSVQMQNLGQDLNAALARAAAEERRRRLLEESERKRLEAEAEQLSSKAQDLEQYRSEFFGRLRDVLGNQEGVRIEGDRFVFASEVLFAPGSADLSLEGRAEIAKVAGILQTVAAAIPPEINWIIRVDGHTDDTPLGVHPKFADNWELSQGRALSVVRYMVQALGIPPERLSANGFGEYQPVNPAPTAAARAQNRRIELKFTER; this is encoded by the coding sequence ATGGCCCTGTCACGTCGCACCGGACAGCGTTTTCAGGCCTCGATATGGCCGGGGTTCGTGGATGCGATGACGGGTCTGTTGCTGGTCCTGATGTTTCTTCTGACCATCTTCATGGTGGTTCAATTTGTGCTGCGCGAGACGATTTCGGGGCAGGAAAGCCAGCTGGATGAGCTGGCCGCGGAAGTCGGGGCGCTGGCGGATGCGCTTGGGCTGGAGGAGCGGGCCAACAGCCAGTTGCAGGCCCGTCTTGGCGCCTTGTCGGCGACGCTCGGCACCACGCAGGGCGCACTTGAGGCTGCCGAGGCGGAGCTGTCGGCGGCGCGCGGAGAGATCAGCGATTTTGAGGCGCAGGTTGCGCAGCTGTTGCTTCGCCAGGAGGAGGCCAATGCCACGATCAGTGATCTGACCGCACAGCGCGCGGCGTTGCAGGCCTCGCAGTCTGAACTGGAAGGCGAGCGTGACGCGCTCTCGCAGGCGCTGGCTGCCAGCCGCAGTGAAATCGACGCCCAGACGGAGGCGGCCCGGCTGGCTGCGGCCAAACGCGAGGCGCTGGAGGCACTGGTTGCCGATCTGGAGACTACGGCGGCGGATGCCACGGCAGCGGCGCAGCAGCTGGAAACGGAGCTCACCTCTGCCGAGGCAGCGCGCCTTGCGGAGGCGGCTGCCGCCGAGGCGCTGCGCAACCGGCTGCAAGATGCGGATGCCGAATTGACCGCCATGACCCTCGCGCTTGAGGCGCAGCGGCAGGCCGCCGAGGATACGCTGACATTGCTTGCCGCTGCTGAAACGGCCAAGGACCAGCTGGATGCGCGGCTGGCCGAGGTTCTGGACGCGCTCGACAGCGCACAGGCAGCGAGCGCGGACCGGGATGTTCTGGCCGAGCGTCTGACCCGTGTCTTGGCGCAGCTCGATGCCACACAGACACGCGCCGACAGCGAGGTCGCGGCATTGCAGGAAGAGCTGGACCGGCTGCGGCAGAGCCGTGACACCGCGCAATCGGATCTTGAAACCACCACGGCGGCGCAGGCCGAATTGGAACAGCGCCTGCTGGAGGCGCTGGGCAAATTGGAACAGGCCAATGCAGCTGCTGCGGACCGGGATCTGTTGCAGCAGCGATTGCTGGCGGCCCTGAGCGACGGCAAGGATCAGGCCGCCGAAAGCGCCGAGCTGGCGAGCCTTGCAGAGCAGCGTGCCGCCCTGCTGGCACAGGCCCGCGAGAGCCTGAACGCCGAGCAGGCCATATCCGAGGAGGCGCGGCGTCAGACCGCACTGCTGAACCAGCAGGTCGCCGCCCTGCGCGAACAGCTTGGCGGTTTGCAGGCTCTGCTGGACGATTACAAAGCCCGTGATGCAGCACAGTCGGTGCAGATGCAGAACCTTGGTCAGGATCTGAACGCTGCCCTGGCCCGGGCCGCCGCCGAGGAACGCCGACGTCGGCTTCTGGAAGAGAGTGAGCGCAAGCGACTGGAGGCTGAGGCAGAGCAGCTCAGCTCCAAGGCGCAGGATCTTGAGCAGTATCGTTCAGAGTTCTTTGGCAGGCTGCGCGATGTGCTGGGTAATCAGGAAGGGGTGCGGATCGAAGGCGACCGTTTTGTCTTTGCCTCGGAAGTGCTGTTTGCCCCCGGAAGCGCCGATCTTTCGCTGGAAGGGCGGGCTGAAATCGCCAAGGTCGCAGGGATCCTGCAGACCGTGGCAGCGGCCATTCCGCCGGAAATCAACTGGATCATCCGGGTTGATGGGCACACCGATGACACCCCGCTGGGGGTGCACCCGAAATTTGCCGATAACTGGGAGCTGAGCCAGGGCCGCGCGCTGTCGGTGGTGCGCTACATGGTGCAGGCGCTGGGCATCCCGCCCGAGCGCCTGTCTGCCAATGGATTTGGTGAATATCAGCCGGTGAATCCAGCCCCGACTGCGGCTGCAAGGGCGCAGAACCGCCGGATCGAGCTGAAATTCACCGAGCGCTGA
- a CDS encoding M23 family metallopeptidase: MRLLPLAFLSSLAAPVAASDLVLDWPVDCTLGDSCQIQQYVDRAIGPATQDFTCNPLTYDGHKGTDIALPYLSDMEVGVTVFAAADGTVVGSRDGMEDRYSSGPDDPAIEGRECGNGVLLRHGGGWETQYCHMKRGSIQVSSGDRVTAGTPLGEIGLSGNTQFPHLHLSVRKDGITIDPFGPRMEQGCGADIGAPLWAEEITYQAGGFLGSGFADHVPKFAAIKAGIADQSPLATGSGAIVFWAYAFGARSGDQLVLRIDGPQGTLLEQTEPLEKTQAQLFRAAGKRIRGSGLQPGRYIATATLLRDGQLVDDQRQEMTVK; this comes from the coding sequence ATGCGTCTTTTGCCCCTGGCATTTCTCTCCTCGCTCGCCGCGCCCGTCGCGGCGAGCGATCTCGTTCTGGACTGGCCGGTCGATTGCACCCTAGGCGACAGCTGCCAGATCCAGCAATATGTCGATCGCGCCATCGGACCGGCGACACAGGATTTCACCTGCAATCCCCTCACCTATGACGGCCACAAGGGTACGGATATCGCCCTGCCCTATCTCAGCGACATGGAGGTCGGCGTCACTGTCTTTGCCGCGGCGGATGGCACCGTGGTCGGCAGCCGCGACGGGATGGAGGACCGCTATTCCAGCGGGCCGGACGACCCCGCGATCGAGGGGCGGGAATGTGGAAACGGGGTTCTGCTGCGCCACGGCGGCGGCTGGGAAACTCAGTATTGCCACATGAAACGTGGGTCCATCCAGGTCAGCTCCGGCGACAGGGTCACGGCCGGCACACCGCTTGGGGAAATCGGCCTCTCCGGCAACACCCAGTTTCCCCATCTGCATCTTTCCGTGCGCAAGGATGGTATCACCATAGACCCCTTTGGCCCCCGGATGGAGCAGGGCTGCGGTGCCGACATCGGCGCGCCGCTCTGGGCCGAGGAGATCACCTATCAGGCCGGCGGCTTTCTGGGCAGCGGCTTTGCCGACCATGTTCCGAAATTTGCAGCGATCAAGGCCGGGATCGCCGATCAGTCGCCACTGGCAACCGGCAGCGGCGCAATCGTGTTCTGGGCCTATGCCTTCGGCGCCCGCAGCGGTGACCAGCTGGTGCTGCGTATCGACGGGCCGCAGGGCACCCTGCTGGAGCAGACAGAACCGCTGGAAAAAACCCAAGCGCAGCTCTTCCGCGCCGCGGGCAAACGGATCCGTGGATCGGGGCTGCAACCCGGCCGCTACATCGCAACCGCGACACTGCTGCGCGACGGCCAGCTCGTAGATGATCAGCGCCAGGAAATGACGGTGAAATAG